The following are encoded together in the Robertmurraya sp. FSL R5-0851 genome:
- a CDS encoding fimbrillin family protein, protein MKRWLFILLTVLVLAACNNNPKGLSDQQEDRAGRSFVANKDTGQDNTQSRGWQRGDQNPNFLNTDGGRVDYDGYIDKARETVNATDEFEAGSIWVNGNRLWVTAYKKGQMSRQERVDAEARLHKKLIKAVPRYEIEVQVKEDRS, encoded by the coding sequence GTGAAAAGATGGCTTTTTATACTTTTGACGGTTTTGGTTTTAGCGGCTTGTAATAATAATCCGAAAGGCTTGTCTGATCAGCAGGAGGATCGTGCGGGAAGGTCGTTTGTTGCTAATAAAGATACTGGGCAGGATAATACCCAGTCAAGAGGGTGGCAACGAGGCGATCAAAATCCAAACTTTTTAAATACCGATGGTGGCCGAGTGGATTACGATGGTTATATTGATAAAGCGAGAGAAACGGTGAATGCAACCGATGAGTTCGAAGCAGGATCGATTTGGGTGAATGGAAATCGTCTGTGGGTGACCGCTTATAAAAAAGGGCAGATGTCACGTCAGGAACGAGTGGATGCCGAAGCGCGATTACACAAAAAACTCATCAAGGCTGTCCCACGTTATGAAATCGAGGTACAGGTCAAAGAAGACCGCTCATAA
- the rpmE gene encoding 50S ribosomal protein L31, which translates to MREGIHPNYKKVTVSCACGNTFETGSVKKELRIETCSECHPFYTGRQKFAEAGGRVDRFNKKYGIKATN; encoded by the coding sequence ATGAGAGAAGGAATTCATCCTAACTATAAAAAAGTAACGGTATCTTGTGCATGTGGCAACACATTCGAAACTGGTTCAGTAAAGAAAGAACTTCGTATCGAAACTTGCTCAGAATGTCATCCATTCTACACAGGACGTCAAAAGTTTGCTGAAGCAGGCGGACGTGTTGACCGTTTCAACAAGAAATACGGAATCAAAGCTACAAACTAA
- a CDS encoding UDP-N-acetylglucosamine 1-carboxyvinyltransferase translates to MDKLMIAGGDPLKGTVRISGAKNSAVALIPATILADSPVTIEGLPDISDVQILQGLLEEIGGKVTFTNNEMWVDPSEMISMPLPNGKVKKLRASYYLMGAMLGRFKKAVIGLPGGCHLGPRPIDQHIKGFEALGATVTNEQGAIYLRADELRGARIYLDVVSVGATINIMLAAVRAKGRTIIENAAKEPEIIDVATLLTNMGAKIKGAGTDVIRIDGVDELHGCQHTIIPDRIEAGTYLILGAAVGDGLLIDNIIPQHLESLIAKLREMGVPIETSDDQVFVGKAESFKAVDIKTLVYPGFPTDLQQPLTSLLTSAVGTSMVTDTIYGARFKHIDELRRMNANIKVEGRSAIIHGPVKLQGAKVKASDLRAGAALVIAGLMAEGVTEVTGLEHIDRGYSHLVEKLNGLGATIWREAMTKEELEQLKNA, encoded by the coding sequence ATGGATAAGCTGATGATTGCCGGTGGAGACCCTTTAAAGGGAACCGTTCGTATAAGTGGTGCCAAAAACAGTGCAGTCGCACTCATTCCAGCGACCATTTTAGCCGATTCACCAGTAACGATTGAAGGATTACCTGATATTTCCGATGTTCAGATTTTACAAGGGTTGCTCGAGGAGATCGGTGGGAAGGTCACTTTTACAAACAATGAAATGTGGGTGGATCCTTCTGAAATGATCTCTATGCCTTTGCCGAACGGAAAGGTCAAGAAGCTTCGTGCAAGCTATTATTTAATGGGTGCGATGCTAGGTCGTTTTAAAAAGGCTGTAATTGGCTTGCCTGGTGGCTGTCATTTAGGGCCAAGACCGATCGATCAACATATCAAAGGCTTTGAAGCACTAGGAGCGACCGTGACCAATGAACAGGGCGCGATCTATCTACGTGCGGACGAGCTTCGTGGAGCAAGAATTTACTTGGACGTGGTGAGCGTTGGTGCAACCATTAATATCATGCTTGCGGCTGTTCGTGCGAAAGGGCGTACGATCATTGAAAATGCGGCAAAAGAGCCGGAAATCATTGACGTGGCCACATTGCTCACAAATATGGGGGCAAAGATTAAAGGTGCCGGAACAGATGTTATTCGTATTGACGGAGTGGACGAGCTTCATGGCTGCCAGCATACGATTATTCCTGACCGAATTGAGGCAGGTACGTATTTAATTCTTGGTGCAGCGGTAGGAGACGGGCTGTTAATTGATAATATTATTCCTCAACACTTAGAGTCGTTAATTGCGAAGCTTCGTGAAATGGGTGTACCGATCGAAACAAGCGATGACCAAGTCTTTGTAGGAAAAGCCGAATCCTTTAAAGCAGTTGATATTAAAACCTTGGTTTATCCTGGCTTCCCAACCGACTTGCAGCAGCCATTAACCTCGTTGTTAACTAGCGCTGTTGGGACAAGCATGGTGACGGATACGATTTATGGAGCTCGCTTTAAGCATATCGATGAATTAAGAAGAATGAATGCCAACATCAAAGTCGAAGGTCGCTCAGCGATTATTCACGGACCTGTCAAACTTCAGGGAGCCAAAGTGAAGGCTAGTGATTTACGAGCGGGCGCAGCTTTAGTGATCGCCGGGTTGATGGCAGAAGGAGTTACAGAAGTAACAGGCCTTGAGCATATTGACCGTGGATACAGCCATCTTGTTGAAAAATTAAATGGACTTGGTGCAACCATTTGGCGTGAAGCGATGACAAAAGAAGAGCTAGAACAGCTGAAAAACGCATAA
- a CDS encoding thymidine kinase — protein sequence MYVMKHHGWVEVICGSMFSGKSEELIRRVRRAQFAKQNIAVFKPKIDNRYSDEAVVSHNGTSFIARPIAHSTEIFQHIDPEIDLIAIDEVQFFDEEVVKVIQHLADSGHRVVAAGLDQDFRGEPFTVMPALMAIAELVTKLQAVCAVCGSPASRTQRLINGEPASYDDPIILVGASEAYEPRCRHHHQVPKSPNVIERADFTQSKL from the coding sequence ATGTATGTAATGAAGCACCATGGTTGGGTAGAAGTGATTTGTGGTAGCATGTTCTCTGGGAAGTCAGAAGAACTGATTCGCCGCGTCAGAAGAGCCCAGTTTGCCAAACAAAACATTGCCGTTTTTAAACCGAAAATTGATAATAGATACAGCGATGAAGCTGTTGTCTCTCACAATGGCACATCGTTTATTGCGCGTCCAATTGCCCATTCAACAGAGATTTTTCAGCATATTGATCCTGAAATTGATTTGATTGCCATTGATGAAGTCCAATTTTTCGATGAGGAAGTAGTAAAAGTGATTCAGCACTTAGCGGATAGCGGTCATCGTGTGGTTGCTGCAGGTTTGGATCAAGACTTCCGTGGTGAGCCATTTACTGTCATGCCAGCATTAATGGCTATTGCCGAGCTAGTCACAAAGCTGCAAGCCGTATGTGCGGTTTGTGGATCACCTGCAAGTCGAACGCAAAGACTTATTAACGGAGAGCCAGCCTCCTACGATGATCCAATTATCTTGGTAGGTGCATCAGAAGCATACGAACCGCGCTGTCGCCACCACCATCAAGTTCCCAAATCACCAAATGTAATTGAACGAGCGGATTTTACACAGTCGAAATTATAA
- the rho gene encoding transcription termination factor Rho translates to MELTISSLENMKLKELYELAKTFKVSYYSKLTKKELIFAILKARAESEGFFFMEGVLEIIQSEGFGFLRPINYSPSSEDIYISASQIRRFDLRNGDKVSGKVRPPKENERYFGLLQVGAVNGDDPESAKERVHFPALTPLYPDRQMKLETSPKHVSTRIMDLISPVGFGQRGLIVAPPKAGKTMLLKQIANSITTNHPEAELIVLLIDERPEEVTDIERSVAGDVVSSTFDEVPENHIKVAELVLERAMRLVEHKRDVIILMDSITRLARAYNLVIPPSGRTLSGGIDPAAFHRPKRFFGAARNIEEGGSLTILATALVDTGSRMDDVIYEEFKGTGNMELHLDRGLAERRIFPAIDIRRSGTRKEELLIPKDHLDKLWAIRKSMSDTPDFVDKFLRKLKQTKSNEEFFAKLDEEMKAKRNS, encoded by the coding sequence ATGGAGTTAACAATTTCAAGCCTGGAAAATATGAAGCTAAAAGAGCTTTATGAGCTAGCAAAGACCTTTAAAGTGTCTTATTATAGCAAGCTAACAAAAAAAGAACTTATTTTTGCCATTTTAAAAGCACGTGCGGAATCAGAAGGCTTTTTCTTTATGGAAGGTGTTCTTGAAATCATTCAGTCTGAGGGCTTCGGTTTCCTACGACCTATTAACTATTCCCCAAGTTCAGAGGATATTTATATTTCAGCCTCACAAATTAGACGTTTTGACCTGAGAAATGGTGATAAAGTATCTGGTAAGGTTCGTCCTCCAAAGGAAAACGAGCGTTATTTTGGACTATTGCAGGTTGGTGCCGTTAATGGCGATGACCCGGAATCAGCAAAGGAACGTGTTCACTTCCCTGCGTTAACACCTTTATATCCTGATCGTCAAATGAAGCTTGAGACATCACCAAAGCATGTGAGCACGAGAATTATGGACCTGATTTCTCCTGTTGGTTTTGGTCAGCGTGGATTGATCGTTGCTCCTCCAAAAGCAGGGAAAACGATGCTATTAAAGCAAATTGCTAATAGCATTACGACCAATCATCCAGAAGCAGAGCTGATTGTTCTGTTAATCGATGAGCGTCCGGAAGAGGTAACAGACATCGAGCGTTCAGTTGCTGGAGATGTGGTGAGCTCCACGTTTGACGAAGTGCCTGAAAATCATATTAAAGTGGCCGAGCTTGTGCTAGAGCGTGCGATGCGTCTTGTGGAGCATAAGCGCGATGTTATTATTCTTATGGATAGTATTACTCGTCTGGCTCGTGCGTACAATCTTGTCATTCCTCCAAGTGGACGTACGTTATCAGGGGGGATTGACCCTGCTGCTTTCCACCGTCCGAAGCGATTCTTCGGTGCGGCGCGTAACATTGAGGAAGGTGGAAGCTTAACCATCCTTGCAACAGCGCTTGTGGACACAGGATCTCGTATGGATGATGTGATCTATGAAGAATTTAAAGGAACCGGTAATATGGAGCTTCACCTGGATCGTGGTCTAGCTGAACGCCGTATTTTCCCTGCGATTGACATCCGTCGTTCAGGAACGCGTAAGGAAGAGCTACTTATTCCGAAGGATCATTTGGATAAGTTATGGGCGATCCGTAAATCAATGTCGGATACACCTGACTTTGTGGATAAATTTTTACGTAAGCTGAAGCAAACGAAGTCGAATGAAGAATTTTTTGCTAAGCTAGACGAAGAGATGAAAGCAAAAAGGAATTCATAG